From the genome of bacterium:
TGGAGCAGCCGCTCGGCCTGCGTCACCGTTCCCTCGAGGGCGCGCACGACCTCGCCCGACTCGCGCACGCTGTTGACCGCCGTGCGGACCTGCAGCGAGATCTGGTCCTCGAGCCGCCGGCGCTCGATCTCCTGCGTCGAGAGGTCGGAGGCGGCCTGGCGCACCTTGCCGACCGTCTTGAGGCCGTCGAAGAACGGGAAGTGGAGGTAGACGCCGGCGGACCACGTCTTGCCGCGCGCCCGGGCGATGTCGATGTCCCAGTCCTTCCAGCCGTAGCTCCCCTTGAAGTCGAGGCGCGGCTTGTCCCCCGCCTTGGCGATCGTCAGCAGCTCGCGGTAGACGGAGACGGTGCGCCCCTGCGCGGAGAGGTCGGGGCGCTCGCGGAGGGCGACGGCGAGCGCGGCGTCGTAGTCGGGCGCGGCGCCGACCGCCGTCGGCAGCGCGCCCGCGGCGTCCACGTCCTCCGGGACCGCGAGGAGGAAGCGGAGCTGGTCGCGCGTCGTGCGCACGGCGTTCCGCGCGGCGAGCATCTCCGGGCGCGCGTTCTGCAGCGCGACGTCGGCGGCGAGGACGTCGTAGTCGGTCGCCGTGCCGAGCAGGTGCTTGCGCCGCGCCTCGTCGAGGTGGCGCTGCTTCTGGGCCACGTTCTGCTCGGCGATCGCCGCCAGCTCGCGCGCCAACAGCACGTCGTCGAAGGCGGCGGTCACGTCGCGCGCCGCCGCCTGGCGGTAGACGAGGAGCTGGTCGTCGGCCATCGCCAGCCCGACCTTGGCGGCGCGGATCGCCGCCCCGACCTGCCCCCAGGTGAAGAGCGCCTGGGAGACGGAGAGGTCGGCGGTGCGCGTCGTGG
Proteins encoded in this window:
- a CDS encoding TolC family protein, whose product is MNRVVSAILGLAAVVLPLAPTAARAADAPSADARAAAAPADAPAGRTLTLDEALRAVQERNRDVEKAKEYQKYVRGKYVEERSAALPQLSLDLAKYKGDDETQKIFAGGGFEFPTQSTTRTADLSVSQALFTWGQVGAAIRAAKVGLAMADDQLLVYRQAAARDVTAAFDDVLLARELAAIAEQNVAQKQRHLDEARRKHLLGTATDYDVLAADVALQNARPEMLAARNAVRTTRDQLRFLLAVPEDVDAAGALPTAVGAAPDYDAALAVALRERPDLSAQGRTVSVYRELLTIAKAGDKPRLDFKGSYGWKDWDIDIARARGKTWSAGVYLHFPFFDGLKTVGKVRQAASDLSTQEIERRRLEDQISLQVRTAVNSVRESGEVVRALEGTVTQAERLLQMAEKGFELGVKTRLEVEDAELNLRSARGNLAKARRDHHVALVTLQYVTGTI